One window of Cyanobacterium sp. T60_A2020_053 genomic DNA carries:
- the pabB gene encoding aminodeoxychorismate synthase, translating into MNSLIIDNYDSFTYNIYQLLAQVNNQLPTIITNNQWSWEEIRAKNFQQIIISPGPGNPERIEDFGVCREILINSNIPILGICLGHQGIGYYNQAPVTLAPQPMHGRMSKIYHHNHDLFKDIPSGFSVVRYHSLIIEKVSPQLECIATTKDKLIMAIAHKNKPFWGVQFHPESICSQYGYQLLKNFQNLTKNFWEKQLSINLSDFKKKQPSINLPHFKEEIKGVKSRQLHQLYTKKLDIWQDTEIVFKEIYGNSEYSFWLDSSMVAKGLSRFSFMGDSQGENSFTLDYNVNDNQLKIIKNKIIQNINENIFTYLKEYLTNNYVHNNSDLPFNFNTGFVGYFGYELKSLCGYDNIHQSKLPDSFLIKSDRLIAFDHQEQKTYLLYYGKKSKENLANQWFNEIILKLENISKKNNYFKIKNKLVNENKTGFTRNKEHYLKDIKICFEKIKQGESYEICLTNQINLPPMENTFKYYQILRRQNPAPFSAYLKLGDMTIISSSPERFLQLDQNKWLESKPIKGTTKRSQNKQEDQQLKKQLTLSEKERAENLMIVDLLRNDLGKICEIGTVSVPKLMAIESYETLHQMVSTVKGKLNDDLGSIDAILATFPGGSMTGAPKKRTLEIIDQLETEARGIYSGSIGFLGLNGTLDLNIVIRTAVITPEKTTIGVGGAITALSDDIAEWEEIKLKGRALLQAYFTAILNDS; encoded by the coding sequence ATGAATAGCCTAATAATTGATAACTACGATTCTTTTACTTATAATATCTATCAATTATTAGCTCAAGTCAATAATCAACTTCCCACTATTATCACTAATAACCAATGGTCTTGGGAAGAAATAAGAGCAAAAAATTTTCAACAAATTATTATTTCTCCCGGTCCGGGAAATCCTGAAAGAATAGAAGATTTTGGAGTATGTAGGGAAATTTTAATTAATAGTAATATTCCCATTTTAGGCATATGTTTAGGTCATCAAGGTATTGGTTACTATAACCAAGCGCCCGTCACCCTAGCACCTCAACCTATGCACGGCAGAATGAGTAAAATATACCATCATAACCATGATTTATTTAAAGATATTCCCTCTGGCTTTTCTGTTGTGCGTTATCATTCTTTAATCATCGAAAAAGTTAGCCCACAATTAGAATGTATTGCCACCACAAAAGATAAGTTAATTATGGCAATTGCTCATAAAAATAAACCTTTTTGGGGAGTACAATTTCACCCCGAATCTATTTGTTCTCAGTATGGCTATCAGCTACTAAAAAACTTTCAAAATTTAACTAAAAATTTTTGGGAAAAACAACTATCAATTAATTTATCTGATTTCAAGAAAAAACAACCATCAATTAATCTCCCCCATTTCAAGGAGGAAATAAAAGGGGTTAAATCTCGCCAATTACATCAACTTTATACTAAAAAATTAGATATTTGGCAAGATACAGAAATAGTTTTTAAAGAAATCTATGGTAATTCAGAATATAGTTTTTGGCTTGATAGTAGTATGGTAGCCAAAGGCTTATCTCGTTTTTCTTTCATGGGAGATTCTCAAGGAGAAAATAGCTTCACTCTTGACTATAATGTCAATGATAATCAACTAAAAATTATCAAAAATAAAATAATTCAAAATATCAATGAAAATATTTTTACTTATTTAAAAGAGTATTTAACTAATAATTATGTTCATAATAATTCTGATTTGCCTTTTAATTTTAATACTGGTTTTGTTGGCTATTTCGGCTACGAATTAAAATCTCTTTGTGGTTATGACAATATTCATCAATCAAAATTACCCGATAGCTTTTTAATTAAAAGTGATCGTTTAATTGCCTTTGATCACCAAGAACAAAAAACTTATCTCCTTTACTATGGCAAAAAAAGTAAAGAAAATTTAGCCAATCAATGGTTTAATGAAATTATTTTAAAATTAGAGAATATATCTAAAAAAAATAATTATTTTAAGATTAAGAATAAATTAGTAAATGAAAATAAAACAGGATTTACTAGAAATAAAGAACATTATTTAAAAGACATAAAAATTTGCTTTGAAAAAATAAAACAAGGAGAAAGTTATGAAATATGTTTAACCAATCAAATTAATTTACCTCCTATGGAAAATACTTTTAAATATTATCAAATTTTAAGAAGACAAAATCCAGCGCCCTTCAGCGCCTACTTAAAGTTAGGAGATATGACCATAATTTCTTCATCTCCAGAGCGTTTTTTACAATTAGATCAAAACAAATGGCTTGAATCAAAACCGATTAAAGGTACCACAAAAAGAAGTCAAAATAAGCAAGAAGATCAACAATTAAAAAAGCAATTAACACTCAGCGAAAAAGAAAGAGCAGAAAACTTAATGATTGTGGATTTACTGCGCAATGATTTAGGTAAAATATGTGAAATTGGTACAGTTTCAGTGCCAAAATTAATGGCTATTGAAAGTTATGAAACATTACATCAAATGGTTTCTACTGTCAAGGGTAAATTAAACGATGATTTGGGTAGTATTGATGCTATTTTAGCCACTTTTCCCGGTGGATCTATGACGGGCGCCCCAAAAAAAAGAACCCTTGAAATTATCGACCAACTAGAAACCGAAGCACGAGGTATTTACTCTGGCAGTATCGGGTTTTTGGGTCTTAATGGTACGCTTGATCTTAATATTGTAATTCGTACGGCAGTGATTACTCCCGAAAAAACTACCATTGGGGTGGGGGGCGCTATTACTGCTTTATCAGATGATATAGCTGAGTGGGAGGAGATTAAGTTGAAGGGGAGGGCGCTACTTCAAGCCTATTTTACGGCTATACTAAATGATAGTTAA
- a CDS encoding spore maturation protein has product MVESITDIFNTTAKYIIPLLLMGIPFYALVFKKVKVYEVFTDGAKEGFNIAIMIIPYLVAILVAIGMFRASGALDVMLTILSPVLGFIGFPPENILLAIMRPLSGGGSFGLLSDIIETQGADSLIGKIAATMYGSTETTFYVLAVYFGSVGVKKVRHALLAGLIADVVGIFSAVYICRFFFG; this is encoded by the coding sequence ATGGTTGAATCAATAACTGACATTTTTAATACCACAGCTAAATATATTATTCCTTTGCTTTTAATGGGGATTCCTTTTTATGCCCTTGTTTTTAAAAAAGTTAAAGTCTATGAAGTTTTTACTGATGGTGCAAAGGAGGGTTTTAACATTGCCATTATGATTATTCCCTATCTTGTAGCAATTTTAGTGGCTATTGGGATGTTTCGTGCTAGTGGTGCATTGGATGTCATGCTGACTATTTTATCTCCTGTGTTGGGATTTATTGGTTTTCCCCCTGAAAATATACTTTTAGCTATCATGCGCCCTCTTTCGGGGGGTGGCTCATTTGGGCTACTGAGTGATATTATCGAGACCCAGGGCGCTGATTCTTTAATCGGGAAAATAGCAGCTACCATGTATGGCTCAACGGAGACTACATTTTATGTGTTAGCGGTGTATTTTGGTTCAGTAGGTGTCAAAAAAGTGCGGCACGCGCTGTTAGCTGGATTAATCGCTGATGTGGTGGGTATTTTTAGCGCTGTTTATATCTGTCGTTTCTTTTTTGGCTAA
- a CDS encoding 30S ribosomal protein S1 yields the protein MVSQTETVKNDVGFTHEDFAALLDEYDYHFSPGDVVAGTVFSMEQRGALIDIGAKTAAYIPVQELSINRVDNPDEVLQPNETREFFILTDENEDGQLTLSIRRIEYMRAWERVRQLQQEDATVYSNVFATNRGGALVRVEGLRGFIPGSHISAKDAKEDLLGQDLPLKFLEVDEERNRLVLSHRRALVERKMNGLEVAQVVIGSVRGIKPYGAFIDIGGVSGLLHISEISHDHIDTPHSVFNVNDELKVMIIDLDAERGRISLSTKQLEPEPGDMLKNRDLVFEKAEEMAEKYRQKLLAGDEAPAENEMEIPTATDEVTEEVVNQTEDVTTEELVASSDE from the coding sequence ATGGTCAGTCAAACAGAAACCGTTAAAAATGATGTTGGTTTTACCCATGAAGATTTTGCTGCCCTTCTGGATGAGTATGACTATCATTTTAGTCCGGGAGATGTGGTAGCCGGTACTGTTTTTAGTATGGAACAGAGAGGCGCTTTAATTGATATTGGCGCAAAAACTGCCGCTTATATTCCCGTGCAAGAATTATCTATCAATCGTGTAGATAATCCTGATGAGGTTTTACAACCGAATGAAACCAGAGAATTTTTCATTCTCACCGATGAAAATGAAGATGGACAGTTAACTTTATCTATTCGTCGCATTGAATATATGCGCGCTTGGGAGCGAGTTCGTCAATTACAACAAGAAGACGCTACGGTTTATTCTAATGTTTTTGCTACTAACCGAGGAGGCGCGCTGGTTAGAGTAGAAGGCTTGAGAGGTTTTATCCCCGGTTCTCACATTAGTGCCAAGGATGCTAAAGAAGATTTACTCGGTCAAGATTTACCGTTAAAATTTTTAGAAGTGGATGAAGAACGCAATCGCCTCGTTTTAAGTCACCGACGGGCGCTGGTTGAACGTAAGATGAATGGTTTAGAAGTGGCTCAAGTGGTGATTGGTTCTGTGCGTGGTATCAAGCCTTACGGTGCGTTTATTGACATCGGCGGTGTTAGCGGTTTGCTACACATTTCCGAAATTTCTCATGATCATATCGATACTCCCCACAGTGTCTTTAATGTTAATGATGAACTCAAAGTAATGATCATTGATTTAGATGCAGAAAGAGGACGTATTTCCCTTTCTACGAAGCAATTAGAACCCGAACCGGGAGATATGCTCAAAAATCGTGATTTAGTGTTTGAAAAGGCTGAAGAAATGGCGGAAAAATATCGTCAAAAACTTTTGGCTGGAGATGAAGCACCGGCGGAAAATGAAATGGAAATTCCTACGGCGACAGATGAGGTAACAGAAGAAGTTGTTAATCAAACGGAAGATGTTACTACCGAAGAATTAGTGGCTAGTAGTGATGAATAA
- a CDS encoding alpha/beta hydrolase, producing the protein MTLEIITQTPLRGEETNFIFVLLHGWGANHHDLTSLPPLLDLPGCEYIFPNAPFPHYQVPKGRAWYALENNNQGIEESVSTFYHWLLTLEDRTNIPLTRTIVGGFSQGGAMSLDVGLQLPVAGVCSLSGYLHFEPKSDRNPFPPTLMCHGTNDPVVPIASARDAQQKLTAVGVEVQYQEYNMAHEIIPSEINLLRDFVLNIVGGQS; encoded by the coding sequence ATGACCTTAGAAATTATTACTCAAACTCCCCTCAGAGGAGAAGAAACAAATTTTATTTTTGTACTTTTACACGGCTGGGGCGCTAATCATCATGATTTAACTTCATTACCTCCTTTACTGGATTTACCCGGCTGTGAATATATCTTTCCTAATGCGCCCTTCCCCCATTATCAAGTGCCAAAAGGTAGGGCTTGGTACGCTTTAGAAAATAATAATCAAGGTATCGAAGAAAGTGTTTCGACTTTTTATCATTGGTTATTAACCCTTGAAGATAGAACAAATATACCATTAACTAGAACTATTGTGGGCGGTTTTTCTCAGGGGGGCGCTATGAGTTTGGATGTTGGTTTACAATTACCTGTAGCTGGGGTATGTAGTCTCAGTGGTTATCTTCATTTTGAGCCTAAAAGTGACCGCAATCCTTTTCCCCCTACTCTTATGTGTCATGGTACGAATGATCCTGTTGTTCCCATTGCTTCGGCTAGGGATGCCCAGCAAAAGTTAACGGCAGTGGGGGTTGAAGTGCAGTATCAGGAGTACAATATGGCTCATGAAATTATCCCTTCCGAAATTAATTTGCTTCGTGATTTTGTTTTAAATATCGTTGGAGGTCAAAGTTAA
- a CDS encoding DUF4278 domain-containing protein translates to MKMSYRGNSYQPSATSLMEVREGDIIGKYRGCEVRTFLPRHIPQLQPKIYLQYRGIAYSSNPNAQPYFVAHNSSTENKSESLAIVTSHETQENLAQVHLANLRRNLERRMAVAQSQENYSLLGMLKKECEALKTA, encoded by the coding sequence ATGAAAATGTCTTATCGAGGAAATAGTTACCAACCTAGCGCTACATCATTGATGGAAGTAAGAGAAGGGGATATTATTGGTAAATATAGGGGGTGTGAAGTGCGCACTTTCCTTCCCCGTCACATACCCCAACTACAGCCGAAAATCTATCTACAATATCGAGGTATTGCTTATAGTAGTAATCCTAATGCACAACCTTATTTCGTTGCTCATAATTCTTCCACAGAGAATAAAAGTGAGTCTCTAGCTATAGTTACCAGTCACGAAACTCAAGAAAATTTAGCTCAAGTTCATTTGGCTAATTTACGCCGTAATTTAGAGCGTCGCATGGCAGTGGCACAGAGTCAGGAAAATTATTCTTTGTTAGGAATGTTGAAAAAAGAGTGTGAGGCTCTCAAAACTGCTTAA
- a CDS encoding GerMN domain-containing protein, giving the protein MSDQNQKRFATPKTIIIGATAILALGTVTAWFAYNSLEKQVNQNPDDKKTIVTPDIPQGEETKEVGIYLLDDDLAMVSLPQKLPFTDNEEELVKGALHRLLNNPDTQFSTAIPDNTELLSLEIREEGIYLDLSAEFTEGGGSASMIARLGQIVYTATSDNPDSLLWLSVEGKPLETLGGEGLLVDQPITRELYSLSFPQN; this is encoded by the coding sequence ATGTCAGATCAAAACCAAAAGCGTTTTGCCACTCCTAAAACTATTATTATCGGTGCTACGGCTATTTTAGCCCTTGGCACGGTAACGGCTTGGTTTGCTTACAATTCCCTAGAAAAGCAAGTTAATCAAAATCCTGATGACAAAAAAACTATTGTTACACCGGATATTCCTCAAGGGGAAGAAACAAAGGAAGTTGGTATTTACTTGCTTGATGATGACTTGGCAATGGTTAGCTTACCTCAAAAATTGCCCTTTACTGACAATGAAGAGGAATTGGTGAAGGGCGCCCTCCACCGTTTATTAAACAACCCTGATACACAATTTAGCACCGCTATTCCTGATAATACAGAACTACTATCATTAGAAATCAGAGAAGAAGGAATTTACCTAGACTTATCAGCAGAATTTACTGAAGGTGGCGGTAGTGCCTCCATGATTGCTCGTTTAGGTCAAATAGTTTATACTGCCACCAGTGATAATCCCGATAGCTTACTTTGGTTAAGTGTAGAAGGGAAACCCCTAGAAACCCTAGGTGGTGAAGGTTTATTAGTAGATCAACCCATCACCAGAGAGTTATATTCCCTCAGTTTTCCCCAAAATTAA
- a CDS encoding DUF2993 domain-containing protein: MEFLITLLTIFNSLLSPIGLVVDKTFTNAIIKNSHAVEEIQVRVENVPTHNFVKGKIDGVKIATRGWVLRENLRLEVFELESDSLKFDFKRIRSLNAENWREIVQSPINLGIRTVVTEADFNGFLQSPNVKSIIAERIPTNIPFDIDLDQTRFEFQNGKIIINTEAESRGAPGEVLNISLEFALEVQQGHKLRIIEPKGTFNGQPLSPPLLQGFVDNFNQQLDLKRLENSGIVARLLQFEVKENNLTVVSLINIPKR; the protein is encoded by the coding sequence ATGGAATTTTTAATCACTTTACTAACAATATTCAACTCCTTGCTTTCCCCCATTGGTTTAGTGGTGGATAAAACCTTCACCAATGCCATCATCAAAAATTCCCACGCTGTGGAAGAAATCCAAGTGAGAGTCGAAAATGTACCAACTCATAATTTCGTTAAGGGAAAAATTGACGGGGTAAAAATAGCCACCAGAGGCTGGGTATTAAGAGAAAATCTACGTTTAGAAGTGTTTGAGTTAGAAAGTGACTCATTAAAGTTTGATTTTAAGCGTATTCGCTCTTTAAATGCCGAAAATTGGCGAGAAATCGTCCAAAGTCCGATTAATTTAGGGATTCGCACAGTAGTTACTGAAGCTGATTTTAACGGTTTTTTACAATCTCCCAATGTTAAAAGTATTATCGCTGAGAGAATCCCCACTAATATCCCCTTTGATATTGATTTAGATCAAACTCGTTTTGAATTTCAAAATGGTAAAATTATCATTAATACGGAAGCTGAATCACGAGGGGCGCCGGGAGAGGTGTTAAATATTAGTTTAGAATTTGCCTTAGAAGTGCAACAAGGGCATAAACTAAGGATAATTGAGCCAAAAGGTACTTTTAATGGGCAACCTTTATCTCCACCACTGCTACAAGGTTTCGTGGATAATTTTAATCAACAGTTGGACTTGAAAAGATTGGAAAATAGCGGTATTGTCGCCCGATTGCTACAATTTGAGGTTAAGGAAAATAATTTAACCGTTGTTAGCTTAATCAATATCCCAAAACGTTAA